Proteins encoded in a region of the Vicia villosa cultivar HV-30 ecotype Madison, WI linkage group LG5, Vvil1.0, whole genome shotgun sequence genome:
- the LOC131608144 gene encoding inositol oxygenase 4-like, with translation MTILVEQIPFGSQFEDTKNVHSETNTNELVLDAGFHQPEKDSQNQLFLAPEINSFGHTFRNYDEESERQKGVEEFYRLQHINQTYDFVKKMREEYKKLDKAEMSIWECCELLNDVVDESDPDLDEPQIQHLLQSAEAIRKDYPNEDWLHLTALIHDLGKILLLPKFGELPQWAVVGDTFPVGCAFDESNVHHKYFKDNPDVKNSAYNTKNGVYTEGCGLDNVMMSWGHDDYMCLVAEENGATLPKAGLFIIRYHSFYPLHKENAYTHLMNEQDFENLKWLHVFNKYDLYSKSKVLVDVEEVKPYYLSLIEKYFPAKLRW, from the exons ATGACCATTCTCGTGGAGCAAATTCCATTTG GGTCACAATTTGAAGATACCAAAAATGTGCATTCTGAAACCAACACCAATGAACTTGTTCTTGATGCTGGATTTCATCAACCTGAAAAGGATTCTCAGAATCAATTGTTCCTTGCTCCAGAAATCAATTCATTTGGCCATACCTTcag AAATTATGATGAAGAAAGTGAAAGGCAAAAAGGGGTTGAGGAATTTTATAGATTGCAACACATCAATCAAACATATGATTTC GTGAAGAAAATGAGGGAAGAATACAAGAAACTAGACAAAGCTGAAATGAGTATATGGGAATGTTGCGAATTGTTGAATGATGTTGTGGATGAGAGTGATCCTGATTTGGATGAGCCTCAAATTCAACATTTGCTGCAATCTGCTGAGGCTATTAGAAAAGATTATCCTAATGAAGATTGGTTACATTTGACCGCTCTCATTCATG ATCTTGGGAAAATTCTTCTGCTGCCGAAATTCGGTGAATTACCTCAGTGGGCTGTTGTTGGTGACACATTTCCTGTAGGTTGTGCTTTTGATGAATCAAATGTTCACCACAag TATTTCAAGGACAACCCTGATGTCAAGAATTCTGCTTATAACACTAAAAATGGGGTCTATACTGAAGGATGTGGACTAGACAATGTGATGATGTCATGGGGACATGATGATTATATGTGTTTG GTTGCTGAGGAAAATGGCGCCACTTTGCCAAAAGCAGgattgttcatcatcagatacCATTCATTTTACC CTTTGCATAAGGAAAATGCTTACACTCACTTGATGAATGAACAAGATTTTGAGAATTTGAAGTGGCTCCATGTATTCAA CAAATATGATCTTTACAGCAAAAGCAAAGTTCTTGTTGACGTCGAAGAAGTGAAACCGTATTACCTCTCGCTTATCGAGAAG TATTTTCCTGCAAAGCTGAGATGGTGA